Proteins from one Microbacterium hatanonis genomic window:
- a CDS encoding acyltransferase — translation MKVYVFSLLIYFNNHVLNKIPSRRLRLFWYRRVMRFSIARGSFVHLGVTFDTWKNFSMGSGSVINAGCRVDNRALITIGASVSISQNVTLLTGDHDLFDVAFAGRTRPINIRDHVFIGTSAIVLPGITLSAASAVAAGSLVAKDVPAGQIVGGVPAKPISGLRPSGLNYDASYGPLFQ, via the coding sequence GTGAAAGTCTACGTGTTCTCCTTGCTCATCTATTTCAATAATCATGTGTTGAATAAAATACCGAGCCGCCGTCTGCGTCTTTTTTGGTATCGGCGAGTGATGCGTTTTTCGATTGCTCGAGGGTCCTTCGTTCACCTTGGTGTCACATTCGATACGTGGAAAAACTTCTCGATGGGTTCGGGTAGTGTCATAAACGCTGGATGTCGTGTCGATAATCGAGCACTGATCACGATCGGGGCGTCCGTTTCCATCTCGCAGAATGTGACGCTTTTGACTGGAGATCACGATTTGTTCGACGTCGCCTTCGCTGGTCGCACACGTCCGATTAACATTCGGGACCATGTCTTTATCGGTACCAGTGCCATCGTGCTTCCAGGGATCACGTTGTCAGCTGCAAGTGCTGTGGCGGCCGGATCGTTGGTTGCAAAAGATGTGCCCGCTGGGCAGATCGTCGGAGGCGTGCCCGCGAAGCCGATCAGTGGGCTCCGTCCCTCGGGTCTAAACTACGACGCGTCGTATGGCCCACTTTTTCAATAG
- the gmd gene encoding GDP-mannose 4,6-dehydratase produces MTKRALITGITGQDGSYLAELLLSKGYEVHGLIRRASTFNTHRIDHLYVDPHDPTAKLFLHYGDLSDGARMVTLMAQIDPDEVYNLAAQSHVRVSFDEPEHTADTTGTGTIRLLEAVRLSGVKTKFYQASTSELFGATPPPQDENTPFYPRSPYGVAKLYSYWITKNYREAYDMFAVNGILFNHESPRRGETFVTRKITRAVARIKAGVQKDIYLGNLDSIRDWGYAAEYVEGMWRILQADEPEDFVLGTGVGYTIKDFLETSFGHVGLDWQEFVKFDERYLRPTEVDALIGDPSKAADKLGWVPTIDGKELAKLMVDADVEALEKGAEWIDTVKLASWGTA; encoded by the coding sequence TTGACCAAGCGCGCACTCATCACCGGCATCACGGGGCAAGACGGCTCTTATCTCGCCGAGCTCCTGCTGTCGAAGGGCTACGAGGTGCACGGCTTGATCCGCCGCGCGTCGACCTTTAACACGCACCGCATCGACCACCTCTACGTCGACCCGCACGACCCGACGGCGAAGCTCTTCCTGCACTACGGCGACCTGAGCGACGGCGCTCGCATGGTCACGCTCATGGCGCAGATCGACCCCGACGAGGTCTACAACCTCGCCGCGCAGTCGCACGTACGTGTCTCGTTCGACGAGCCCGAGCACACCGCCGACACCACCGGCACGGGAACCATCCGCCTGCTCGAGGCCGTGCGCCTCTCGGGCGTGAAGACGAAGTTCTACCAGGCCTCGACCTCCGAGCTGTTCGGCGCGACTCCCCCGCCGCAAGACGAGAACACGCCCTTCTACCCGCGCTCGCCCTACGGTGTCGCCAAGCTCTACAGCTACTGGATCACCAAGAACTACCGCGAGGCGTACGACATGTTCGCGGTGAACGGCATCCTGTTCAACCACGAGTCGCCCCGTCGCGGTGAGACGTTCGTGACTCGCAAGATCACCCGCGCCGTGGCCCGCATCAAGGCCGGGGTGCAGAAAGACATCTACCTCGGCAACCTCGACTCGATCCGCGACTGGGGTTACGCCGCCGAGTATGTCGAGGGCATGTGGCGCATCCTGCAGGCCGACGAGCCCGAAGACTTCGTGCTCGGCACGGGCGTCGGCTACACGATCAAAGACTTCCTCGAGACCTCGTTCGGTCACGTCGGGCTCGACTGGCAGGAGTTCGTGAAGTTCGACGAGCGCTACCTGCGCCCCACCGAGGTCGACGCCCTCATCGGCGACCCCTCGAAGGCTGCCGACAAGCTCGGCTGGGTTCCCACCATCGATGGGAAGGAACTCGCCAAGCTCATGGTTGACGCCGACGTGGAAGCACTGGAAAAGGGCGCGGAGTGGATCGACACCGTCAAGCTCGCCTCGTGGGGCACCGCGTGA
- a CDS encoding sugar transferase, with the protein MSSNRSDELSDTLAEPITPVPSAPTPSVPPTPKFNWRKRYARMLWVSDLLVLVWVVLGTQIAWIGLGNVAVAIREDARINEFSYWTFSVILIAAWMYTLTFVDSRGYRVIGSGSTEYVRIATSSFRLFGVIAIIAFLFRIDVARGFLLIALPVGILVLLAERWLWRQWLGTKRRNGEYAARVLLVGSESSVAQIARELHRSPGSGYQVVGACVPSGRVAGTIPGTAIPIMGSVSAVGRAIQATGADTVAVTSTDELPPDKVKEISWNLEAGKQHLVLAPSIVDIAGPRIHMRPVSGLPLIHVETPRFTKGQLFVKRSLDLTASLVGVILISPLLAILAITVRLTSQGPVFFRQTRIGLRGKEFTMIKFRSMVTNAEDLLEQLQREQRDAGNEILFKMKNDPRITPVGRIMRKFSLDELPQLFNVIGGTMSLVGPRPPLPTEVAQYADHVHRRFLAKPGITGLWQVSGRSTLSWEESVRLDLSYVENWTFLGDIVILTKTARAALAPGETAS; encoded by the coding sequence ATGAGTTCCAACCGTTCCGACGAGCTGAGCGACACTCTCGCTGAGCCGATAACGCCCGTTCCGTCCGCTCCCACGCCGAGCGTCCCGCCGACACCCAAGTTCAACTGGCGCAAACGGTATGCCCGCATGCTCTGGGTGAGCGACCTGCTAGTTCTGGTGTGGGTCGTCCTAGGCACACAGATCGCCTGGATCGGGCTCGGCAACGTTGCGGTCGCAATTCGCGAGGACGCGCGGATCAACGAGTTCTCATACTGGACGTTCTCCGTCATCCTCATCGCAGCGTGGATGTACACCCTCACCTTCGTCGACTCGCGTGGTTATCGCGTAATCGGAAGTGGATCGACCGAGTACGTCCGGATCGCGACATCCAGCTTTCGACTCTTCGGCGTGATCGCGATCATCGCGTTCCTGTTCCGCATTGATGTCGCTCGCGGATTCCTCTTGATTGCTTTGCCGGTAGGGATACTCGTCCTCCTAGCGGAACGGTGGCTGTGGCGCCAGTGGCTCGGCACGAAGCGGCGCAACGGAGAGTACGCAGCGCGGGTTCTCTTGGTCGGGTCGGAATCATCCGTGGCGCAAATCGCACGTGAGCTTCATCGCTCCCCCGGCTCGGGATATCAGGTGGTCGGGGCGTGTGTACCATCTGGCCGCGTGGCCGGAACTATTCCTGGCACGGCAATCCCGATCATGGGTTCGGTGTCGGCCGTCGGCCGAGCCATTCAGGCGACAGGCGCGGACACGGTCGCCGTAACCAGCACCGACGAACTACCACCGGACAAAGTCAAAGAGATCTCGTGGAACCTCGAAGCTGGGAAGCAGCACCTCGTTCTGGCACCCAGTATCGTCGACATTGCTGGCCCTCGCATACACATGCGTCCAGTGTCTGGACTTCCCCTCATCCATGTCGAGACGCCGCGATTCACTAAAGGGCAGCTCTTCGTCAAACGCTCGCTTGACCTGACGGCGTCTCTCGTTGGCGTGATACTCATCAGCCCCCTACTCGCAATCCTCGCAATAACCGTCCGGCTCACGAGCCAGGGACCGGTGTTCTTCCGCCAGACCCGCATCGGACTTCGCGGCAAGGAATTCACGATGATCAAATTCCGCTCCATGGTGACCAACGCCGAGGATTTACTGGAGCAACTGCAACGTGAACAGCGCGATGCTGGCAATGAGATTCTCTTCAAGATGAAGAACGACCCACGCATCACTCCTGTTGGACGGATCATGCGTAAGTTCAGCCTTGATGAGCTCCCCCAACTTTTCAACGTCATCGGCGGCACGATGTCGCTGGTCGGACCACGGCCACCACTGCCAACCGAGGTAGCGCAATACGCCGACCACGTACATAGGCGCTTTCTGGCGAAGCCCGGGATCACGGGCCTTTGGCAAGTGAGCGGCCGTTCCACACTCTCGTGGGAAGAGTCGGTCCGCCTTGATCTTTCCTATGTGGAGAATTGGACGTTCCTCGGCGATATCGTCATCTTGACGAAGACAGCTCGCGCGGCGCTCGCACCAGGCGAGACCGCATCGTAG
- a CDS encoding glycosyltransferase, with the protein MPRLAPAVTLLGINYPPEPTGISPYTGAMALGLAHNERRIEVVTAHPHYPEWKIREGYGQWSRREHLDGVAVTRLRHYVPMKPTGVRRLLSEISFGLRLVAARWRRPDAIVLISPALFSSAFAAVRARIFHRRTPVVVWVQDLYTLGLSETGQGSGLTGRIIRVVEGWLLRRADRVVVIHERFARRVSEDFFVPRDRIEVVRNWTHLPPMPVVDREAARRALGWGDETIVLHAGNMGVKQGLENVLAAARLADKSGASIRFVLMGNGGEKARLSKDGAGIGALQFLPPLPDDEFAQALIAADVLLVNEKPGVAEMAVPSKLTSYFSTGRPVLAATDETGITAEEVTTAAAGVVVPAGNPSKLLEAALALGADEARSTELGANGLNYRNTVLDETFAIDRFATLLSLLIDGDGSRTSDLHQRPSTSSI; encoded by the coding sequence ATGCCGCGCCTCGCCCCCGCAGTCACCTTACTGGGGATCAACTACCCGCCTGAACCGACGGGCATCTCTCCCTACACGGGCGCAATGGCCCTCGGCCTTGCGCATAACGAGCGCCGCATCGAAGTCGTCACGGCGCACCCTCATTATCCGGAGTGGAAAATCCGCGAAGGTTACGGACAGTGGTCGCGCAGGGAACATCTCGACGGGGTCGCCGTCACGAGGCTGCGTCACTACGTGCCGATGAAGCCCACCGGGGTGCGAAGGCTCCTCTCTGAGATCAGCTTCGGTCTCCGGCTGGTCGCCGCACGATGGCGGCGCCCCGATGCCATCGTCCTCATCTCCCCCGCACTCTTCTCTTCCGCCTTCGCCGCTGTGCGCGCACGCATTTTCCACCGACGCACGCCCGTCGTCGTATGGGTGCAAGATCTCTACACGCTCGGGCTGTCGGAGACCGGTCAGGGGTCGGGACTCACCGGTCGGATCATCCGGGTCGTCGAAGGCTGGCTGCTGCGCCGGGCCGACCGCGTCGTCGTCATCCACGAGAGGTTCGCTCGTCGCGTCTCCGAAGACTTCTTCGTACCGCGCGACCGCATCGAAGTCGTGCGCAACTGGACGCACCTCCCACCGATGCCGGTCGTCGACCGCGAGGCCGCTCGACGCGCACTCGGGTGGGGCGATGAGACCATCGTGCTGCACGCGGGAAACATGGGCGTGAAGCAGGGGCTCGAGAACGTGCTCGCCGCCGCTCGCCTCGCCGACAAGAGCGGTGCCAGCATCCGCTTCGTCCTGATGGGTAACGGGGGCGAGAAGGCGCGCCTCTCGAAGGACGGCGCCGGCATCGGCGCGCTGCAGTTCCTCCCCCCACTTCCTGACGACGAGTTCGCTCAGGCCCTCATCGCGGCCGACGTGCTGCTGGTGAACGAGAAGCCGGGTGTCGCCGAGATGGCCGTGCCGAGCAAGCTCACCTCCTACTTCTCGACCGGTCGCCCCGTGCTTGCGGCCACCGACGAGACCGGCATCACCGCCGAGGAAGTCACAACGGCCGCCGCCGGCGTTGTCGTGCCTGCCGGCAACCCGTCGAAGCTGCTGGAAGCAGCGCTCGCGCTCGGCGCCGACGAGGCGCGCTCGACCGAGCTCGGAGCCAACGGGCTGAACTACCGAAACACGGTGCTCGACGAAACATTCGCGATCGATCGATTCGCTACGCTTCTCTCGCTGCTCATCGACGGGGATGGCTCACGAACGTCCGATCTTCACCAACGTCCGAGCACATCCTCCATCTGA
- a CDS encoding glycosyltransferase family 4 protein — translation MMERTGGIIAGHAVLNSNSRQMALAFANAGLLAEFHTSLDTTQLAKYMPTASLRASMARRSLPEPVHRVTKTHGWPEIRRLFRRRFPFLESPSVFGPDTTLHAIDAAMGKRVDERTTAVYAYEDGAARSFAAAAEHDVPRIYDLPIGYWRLGEVLLNEEAEAEPAWASTISMTTVRNHAERMSRKDLELSLASEIVVASSFTARSLNLYPGSAPRVTVVPYGAPPPVRTRVKRDPSRIRALYVGSLTQRKGISYLFSAVRASGRRVELTVVGRQVGANAAVDSALRAENVNWIPSLAHGAILDLMSNHDVLIFPSLFEGFGLVLMEALSRGLPVISTAHTGAPDIISDGVEGWIVPVRSASAISEKLDLLLQDSRRVDDMSDAAFSRAHDLSWSNHRAKLIEVARRNIR, via the coding sequence ATGATGGAACGCACGGGAGGCATTATTGCGGGCCATGCTGTACTAAACTCGAACAGTCGGCAGATGGCGTTGGCCTTCGCCAACGCAGGCCTCTTGGCGGAGTTTCACACGAGCCTGGATACGACTCAACTCGCGAAATACATGCCCACCGCTTCTTTGCGAGCATCAATGGCAAGACGCTCGCTACCCGAGCCGGTTCATCGGGTCACGAAGACACATGGATGGCCAGAGATTCGACGGTTATTTCGGCGACGTTTCCCGTTCCTGGAAAGTCCAAGTGTTTTCGGTCCAGACACCACTCTCCACGCAATCGATGCGGCAATGGGCAAGCGTGTCGACGAACGTACGACCGCCGTGTACGCGTACGAAGATGGCGCGGCACGCAGTTTTGCTGCAGCAGCCGAGCACGACGTCCCTCGAATCTACGATCTGCCGATCGGATACTGGCGTTTAGGTGAGGTGCTCCTCAACGAGGAGGCCGAGGCTGAACCTGCGTGGGCGAGCACGATCTCCATGACGACGGTGCGGAACCACGCAGAAAGGATGAGTCGTAAAGACCTAGAGCTGTCGTTGGCCTCGGAAATCGTTGTGGCGTCTAGTTTTACCGCGAGATCCCTCAATCTTTATCCGGGATCAGCTCCGCGGGTAACCGTCGTCCCGTACGGAGCCCCGCCGCCAGTTCGCACCCGTGTAAAACGAGATCCGTCGAGAATCCGCGCCCTCTACGTGGGTAGCCTGACGCAGAGAAAGGGCATTTCCTATCTTTTTTCGGCTGTACGTGCGTCAGGCAGGCGCGTCGAGTTGACCGTGGTTGGACGTCAGGTAGGTGCGAATGCTGCCGTTGACTCTGCTCTGCGGGCCGAAAACGTGAACTGGATACCATCCCTCGCTCATGGAGCCATCCTCGACCTCATGTCTAATCATGACGTGCTGATTTTCCCATCGCTTTTCGAGGGCTTTGGCCTGGTCTTGATGGAAGCGCTGTCACGTGGGTTGCCGGTGATCTCTACCGCGCACACCGGCGCTCCTGATATCATCTCCGACGGTGTCGAGGGATGGATTGTCCCCGTCCGGAGCGCCAGCGCGATCTCGGAGAAACTCGACTTACTGTTACAGGACTCCCGGCGCGTCGACGATATGTCAGATGCAGCTTTCTCGCGTGCGCACGACCTGTCCTGGTCAAATCACCGCGCCAAGCTGATCGAAGTGGCACGGCGAAACATACGATGA
- a CDS encoding acetyltransferase: protein MSEVPVIDLSKAPGERAAWDRPSWVVYLWAVCELLFVTNPWQISSSLRIRVLRAFGAEIGSGVVFRPRTRVKFPWKLHIGDRSWIGEGVWFHNQDHIYVGHDVVISQETFLTTGSHRHRSDMALVTREIMIGSGVWVTSRCVILGGSQIGQSALVRPLSLVDGTSINAGEIWGGNPARRLAERFTTADKNG, encoded by the coding sequence ATGTCTGAAGTTCCGGTGATCGACCTTTCGAAGGCCCCCGGTGAACGCGCCGCGTGGGACCGTCCGTCGTGGGTCGTGTACCTGTGGGCCGTGTGCGAGCTGCTCTTCGTGACCAACCCGTGGCAGATCAGCTCGAGCCTCCGTATCCGAGTGCTCCGCGCCTTCGGCGCTGAGATCGGTTCCGGAGTCGTATTCCGTCCGCGCACTCGCGTGAAGTTCCCGTGGAAGCTCCACATCGGAGACCGCTCATGGATCGGCGAAGGGGTCTGGTTCCACAACCAGGACCACATCTATGTCGGGCACGACGTTGTCATCTCCCAGGAGACGTTTCTGACGACGGGCAGCCACCGCCACCGCTCCGATATGGCTCTTGTTACTCGCGAGATAATGATCGGATCAGGCGTCTGGGTCACCAGTCGGTGTGTCATTCTTGGCGGCAGTCAGATCGGCCAGTCCGCGTTGGTGCGGCCCCTCAGCTTGGTGGACGGAACCTCGATCAACGCCGGAGAGATATGGGGCGGAAACCCAGCTCGGCGACTCGCGGAAAGATTCACCACGGCGGATAAGAATGGGTGA
- a CDS encoding glycosyltransferase — protein sequence MKLARRTDYFGERRLTPRRLFRKGRLLVGGTLLEATLRVRNLVAKSSVLGESTVIVSITSHGARLASVSTVIEGIARGKVRPRRMILWVDPGVDVATLGAGLRRLQRRGLEIAHSPDRYGPHTKYFPLAIADYSSSNGSSLDIVTADDDILYPRDWLSSLTEASRDRATILCHRAHRLLVEQERIAPYRRWLRVTSSRPSVLNFATGVMGVLYPAEFFRYVAAVGDRFLTVSPRADDVWLHAMALRGGFQVRQLKAVAAEFPMLFGSQASSLVSDNAFDGGNDEQIAATYTADDLLVLKAAQSREGLTARG from the coding sequence ATGAAGTTGGCGAGGCGAACGGACTACTTCGGTGAGCGCCGTCTGACGCCAAGGCGGCTGTTCAGGAAAGGGCGTCTCCTGGTCGGCGGCACGCTTCTCGAGGCCACGCTGCGCGTGCGGAACCTAGTCGCCAAGAGTTCGGTGCTTGGGGAGTCGACCGTCATCGTGTCCATCACCTCTCATGGCGCGAGGCTCGCTTCTGTGTCGACGGTCATAGAAGGCATCGCTCGAGGCAAGGTGCGACCGCGTCGAATGATCCTTTGGGTAGACCCAGGTGTTGACGTCGCAACCTTGGGCGCTGGACTGCGGCGGTTGCAACGCCGAGGACTAGAGATTGCGCACTCCCCGGATCGGTACGGGCCGCATACGAAATACTTCCCGCTTGCCATCGCGGATTACAGTAGCTCGAATGGCTCCAGTCTTGACATCGTGACGGCGGATGATGACATCCTCTATCCGCGAGACTGGCTCTCGTCGCTAACCGAAGCATCTCGTGATCGTGCCACGATTCTCTGCCACCGCGCCCACCGGCTTCTGGTAGAGCAGGAGCGAATCGCCCCGTACAGGCGGTGGCTCCGCGTCACATCGTCGCGACCATCTGTGCTCAATTTTGCGACAGGTGTAATGGGCGTCCTCTATCCAGCCGAGTTCTTCCGCTATGTTGCAGCGGTGGGAGACCGTTTTCTCACTGTAAGTCCGAGAGCAGATGACGTCTGGCTGCACGCGATGGCCCTGCGTGGTGGGTTTCAAGTGAGGCAACTGAAGGCCGTGGCTGCGGAGTTCCCGATGTTGTTTGGGAGTCAGGCCTCCTCGTTGGTCTCAGACAACGCGTTTGACGGGGGCAACGACGAGCAGATCGCTGCTACTTACACTGCCGATGACCTGCTCGTACTCAAGGCTGCGCAATCTCGCGAAGGGCTGACAGCCCGTGGCTAA
- a CDS encoding DapH/DapD/GlmU-related protein: MAAFSSISDSAFHEVVPGEGIRIAPVWIGDDVWLGRGSIVLPGVSIGSGSVVGAGAVVSRDVPEYCVAVGVPARAIRDLPRDRGRTRR; this comes from the coding sequence ATGGCGGCTTTTTCAAGTATCTCCGACTCGGCGTTTCATGAAGTGGTCCCTGGTGAAGGTATTCGAATTGCGCCAGTTTGGATTGGCGACGACGTTTGGCTAGGGAGGGGTTCTATCGTTTTACCTGGTGTGAGCATAGGGTCCGGCAGTGTCGTCGGGGCGGGAGCGGTGGTCTCTCGCGATGTCCCGGAGTACTGCGTTGCAGTTGGCGTTCCTGCTAGAGCGATTCGCGACCTACCGCGCGATCGAGGGCGCACGCGTCGATGA
- a CDS encoding glycosyltransferase has protein sequence MSTVVDRASRADVYLVQFEQFSYGRRGFNPEFSNMIRLVKKANPVAQSIVYFHETYAYPKNFRHAIMFAYQRRQAIQLAKSASTVLFTCRMGMARLGRFNPESWVVPVHENIPVIEAAPEPLRPAGDAVRVMVFGNLESRRAKLIRDAFAEIEGAVPTAELWYVGRDSRRARELVSGESILRVWAEAEPAKVSELMKLVDLALSPFPDGISGRRGSFAALMKHAVPTVTNLGRFSDDYLRVAAACGAFVLTSDEDFAKESARLAKDADRLKRTSRAAGRAFQFVPSLAASVGAVEAAMSRYVPSVVDGGAATPAESEVGRGH, from the coding sequence GTGTCCACGGTTGTGGATAGAGCGTCCAGGGCCGATGTTTACCTGGTTCAGTTCGAGCAGTTCAGCTACGGGCGTCGTGGCTTCAACCCAGAATTTTCAAACATGATTCGGTTGGTGAAGAAAGCGAACCCAGTTGCGCAATCGATCGTCTATTTCCATGAGACTTATGCCTACCCCAAGAATTTTCGCCACGCGATTATGTTCGCTTATCAGCGGCGCCAGGCTATTCAATTGGCTAAATCTGCCTCGACGGTATTGTTCACCTGCCGGATGGGTATGGCGCGCCTCGGCCGATTCAACCCTGAATCGTGGGTTGTCCCAGTACATGAGAACATCCCGGTGATCGAGGCGGCACCCGAGCCATTGCGACCCGCCGGCGACGCCGTGCGAGTGATGGTTTTCGGTAACCTCGAATCTCGACGCGCAAAGCTCATTCGCGACGCATTCGCGGAGATTGAGGGGGCGGTGCCGACGGCTGAGTTGTGGTACGTCGGCCGTGATAGTAGGCGTGCACGAGAGCTGGTGAGCGGCGAATCAATCTTGAGAGTCTGGGCTGAGGCGGAGCCTGCGAAGGTTTCGGAGCTAATGAAACTCGTCGACCTCGCTCTGTCGCCGTTTCCGGATGGAATCAGCGGGCGCCGCGGTAGTTTCGCCGCCCTTATGAAGCATGCGGTGCCTACCGTCACGAACCTCGGGCGCTTTTCCGATGACTATCTTAGGGTCGCTGCCGCCTGTGGTGCGTTTGTGTTGACTAGTGACGAAGATTTTGCAAAAGAGTCTGCGAGACTTGCAAAAGACGCTGATCGGCTCAAGCGAACTAGTCGAGCTGCCGGTCGCGCGTTCCAGTTCGTCCCGAGTCTGGCAGCTTCGGTTGGTGCTGTGGAGGCCGCTATGTCCCGTTATGTCCCATCGGTGGTTGATGGCGGGGCAGCCACGCCCGCTGAGAGTGAGGTCGGACGTGGTCACTAG
- a CDS encoding glycosyltransferase translates to MKSLLLPAGSTYVVARYLQRFVPVTTRFMPNPVSAAYILDDKLARSGVVFVGRLVDAKGIRYLIEACSIMSPPTSLTVIGDGPERERLEKLGRELSVEVEFVGSRPPDEVASILRRRSVLCIPSVSNPPEVYPLVALEGLAAGCRVVATDCGGLPEAVGGCGVVVPEGNAAALAAAIVTSLEKGGLSVEEVETRARHLQRHSAGAVLDAYEAALAEAGAK, encoded by the coding sequence GTGAAGTCCCTCCTCTTGCCGGCAGGTTCAACATACGTTGTCGCGCGCTACTTGCAGAGGTTCGTTCCGGTCACGACGCGCTTCATGCCCAATCCGGTTTCTGCTGCGTACATTCTCGACGACAAGCTCGCAAGATCGGGCGTCGTTTTTGTAGGCAGGCTGGTTGACGCAAAAGGCATTCGATACTTAATAGAAGCGTGTTCGATTATGTCCCCTCCCACGTCTCTGACGGTCATCGGTGACGGGCCCGAGAGGGAGCGCCTAGAGAAACTCGGTCGGGAGTTGTCAGTCGAGGTGGAGTTTGTCGGCTCTAGACCTCCGGATGAGGTGGCGAGTATCCTCCGACGTCGTTCAGTGCTGTGTATCCCTTCTGTCTCGAATCCGCCGGAGGTCTACCCGCTCGTGGCGCTCGAAGGCCTCGCCGCGGGCTGTCGGGTAGTCGCAACAGACTGTGGCGGACTCCCGGAAGCAGTTGGCGGCTGCGGTGTCGTCGTGCCCGAGGGAAACGCGGCAGCACTCGCGGCGGCGATCGTTACCTCGCTGGAGAAGGGCGGATTATCTGTTGAAGAGGTCGAGACGCGTGCCCGGCACCTACAACGTCATTCCGCCGGAGCTGTGTTGGATGCATACGAAGCCGCACTCGCTGAAGCGGGAGCGAAGTAG
- a CDS encoding glycosyltransferase family 4 protein, whose product MYGGPFDTASRQSELARQSGFDVVLIAGSFDGDEPDAKKNRVTAKVRHVFGMSSFVDVYSFQVFIRLTQAIRAADILHISISREMLPLTAMVLGRLFRKGLVLQPHGMLTSRASNFHRLFDSVLLKPWLGKRSSFVALTANEATELERWNDRLRDRITIMGNPPPMGLERLQDGRATNRSALFAARLHPRKKVMDFAAAAATAEKHGWDESYDVLGPDEGDLENLLEVAAAVGNLNYLGATSSEGVLRQLRNTGVFVLSSSNEPWGNVLVASFRLGVPVVLTRSSVLASVVSEYEAGIVVDDGDGQAMAEAVHLILDKSNYALFSQRSALLGESLFSETSAKHNLEKLYEAVAQSRGSS is encoded by the coding sequence ATGTACGGGGGCCCCTTCGACACCGCATCTCGTCAGTCTGAACTGGCGCGACAGAGTGGTTTCGATGTCGTTCTTATTGCGGGATCGTTCGATGGTGATGAGCCGGATGCAAAAAAAAACCGCGTCACCGCTAAGGTGCGTCACGTTTTCGGAATGTCGAGCTTTGTAGATGTCTACTCATTCCAAGTATTCATTCGCCTTACTCAAGCCATTCGAGCTGCAGATATCCTACACATCAGCATCTCGCGAGAGATGTTGCCGCTTACGGCGATGGTGCTGGGAAGACTCTTTCGTAAAGGCCTGGTCTTGCAGCCCCATGGGATGCTCACGTCTCGAGCCTCGAACTTCCATCGACTCTTCGATTCCGTCCTACTCAAGCCATGGCTAGGCAAGAGATCGTCCTTCGTCGCGCTAACCGCGAACGAAGCTACCGAGCTCGAACGCTGGAACGACCGCCTTCGAGATCGGATAACGATCATGGGTAACCCGCCGCCGATGGGACTTGAGCGGCTTCAAGACGGACGCGCCACCAATCGCTCTGCGTTGTTCGCTGCCCGATTGCACCCCCGCAAGAAGGTGATGGATTTCGCGGCAGCCGCCGCGACGGCTGAAAAGCACGGATGGGACGAGTCGTACGACGTCCTCGGGCCCGACGAGGGAGACCTCGAGAACCTCCTAGAGGTCGCTGCCGCTGTGGGGAACCTCAACTACCTCGGAGCGACTTCCTCGGAAGGGGTTCTTCGACAACTCCGCAATACGGGTGTGTTTGTTCTGTCATCATCGAACGAGCCTTGGGGGAACGTCCTTGTGGCATCTTTCCGGCTTGGTGTTCCTGTAGTACTAACGCGATCCAGCGTACTCGCATCAGTCGTTTCTGAGTACGAAGCGGGAATTGTTGTGGACGATGGTGATGGACAAGCGATGGCAGAAGCAGTGCACTTGATCCTCGACAAGAGCAACTATGCTCTATTTTCGCAGAGATCGGCATTGCTAGGCGAGAGCCTCTTTAGCGAGACCTCAGCGAAGCACAACCTTGAAAAGCTGTACGAGGCAGTGGCTCAGAGCAGAGGTTCATCATGA